CCTGCGGGTGTAGCGTAAATTTCAGACCATGACTGAATTTGTGACTGACCCTGCAAAAAATGTGTTGATTGCACTCGGGGACCTGAACTGGGATGTGCTGGCCAAACCCGATTCGATGTTGCTTCCAGGAGGAGACACCACCGGGGTGATGAAACTGATGGGGGGTGGCAGTGCTGCCAATGTGGCGGCCTGGGCTGCGCGGGTGGGTTGCCCGACCACTTTTGTGGGCAAAGTGGGCAAGGACCGTTTTGGCGAGATGGCTGAACAGGAACTCGCTGCAGAGGGGGTCAAAACCGAACTGATCTGGTGCGACACCCAGCCCACCGGGGTGATTCTGGCCCTGATCGACCAGAATGGACAGCGTTCCATGCTTTCCGGTCAGGGGGCGGATTTCTACCTGTACCCTTCAGAATTGCCGGTGTCTGCCCTCACCAGTGGTCGGCATTTGCACCTGACCGCCTGGAGTCTGTTCACCGACCCGCCCCGTGCAGCAGCTTTGCGTGCGGCGGCCCTCTGTGAGCGGGCAGGCATGACCATCTCGCTGGATCCGGGCAGTTTCCAGATGATCTCGCAGATGGGGCGCAACGACT
The genomic region above belongs to Deinococcus roseus and contains:
- a CDS encoding carbohydrate kinase family protein, giving the protein MTEFVTDPAKNVLIALGDLNWDVLAKPDSMLLPGGDTTGVMKLMGGGSAANVAAWAARVGCPTTFVGKVGKDRFGEMAEQELAAEGVKTELIWCDTQPTGVILALIDQNGQRSMLSGQGADFYLYPSELPVSALTSGRHLHLTAWSLFTDPPRAAALRAAALCERAGMTISLDPGSFQMISQMGRNDFIDLMHDIEFDILLPNRDEAHALSGKRDPQAMLKWFRHEFPNALVVLKLDREGVLIDTPQGERIQVSASHDVVVDATGAGDSFGGAFLGVYLRTGDLRLAAQCAVQAAGWVISRYGARAPFDADLRQRLERYRQLVG